In Excalfactoria chinensis isolate bCotChi1 chromosome 20, bCotChi1.hap2, whole genome shotgun sequence, a genomic segment contains:
- the UTS2 gene encoding urotensin-2, with amino-acid sequence MHKLVFCCLIIISFSCPLSSLPVINASEMSYQLPADEDSRLNLEQLGSSESTSLPQFLQELLGTLVEDNNAGLTSSSYNPRKNIKETFYGNHPRIALLGRLLLKDRKQYKKRGNLSECFWKYCV; translated from the exons ATGCATAAGCTGGTATTCTGCTGTCTCATTATCATCAGCTTCTCCTGTCCTCTGTCTTCTCTCCCCGTCATCAACGCCAGCGAGATGTCTTATCAACTCCCAG CTGATGAAGACTCAAGGCTAAATCTGGAGCAGCTGGGCAGCTCAGAAAGTACCTCCCTGCCTCAGTTCCTGCAGGAGCTCTTGGGCACACTGGTTGAAGACAATAATGCAG GTCTTACCTCCAGCAGCTACAACCCAAGGAAAAATATCAAAGAG ACTTTCTATGGAAATCACCCACGAATTGCTTTGCTGGGCCGTTTGCTGCTGAAGGACAGGAAGCAGTACAAGAAACGCGGCAACCTTTCTGAATGCTTCTGGAAATACTGCGTGTAA